The Ictidomys tridecemlineatus isolate mIctTri1 chromosome 6, mIctTri1.hap1, whole genome shotgun sequence genome includes a region encoding these proteins:
- the Klhdc7b gene encoding kelch domain-containing protein 7B: MVLRSHPFPRPEKPKGCALGAVPVSPAGPSSFTHSEHRPGASQSEGEIPNLQNRHPSSLGIVTQVGGLAKTPCQAQPVGFETHGKPTPGPPLGPKENRTKEKSLDSLPSAEVPGGHTEPSVQMPSGSAPPSAMRWDAQHIPRPRKHSMCEIALSSEHLVSQVAPGQHQGQVLREEASSAGRRGVLTEKQKEAQKLMVFLQRPGSWGMVKGSQKPHLWALEAATAVQRPQRLDLGSCLEVLAFAQQHGERGLAQETYALMSSNLLHVLGDPHLYRQLSGADRERILSLRTGQGQAMLGVLVLPRLYQVCRSGFKKSSRGEESPEAQTAPLPHRTFLHVFNPQENVWRPLTQVPEEAPLRGCGLCTMHNYLFLAGGIRGSGAKAVCSKEVFCYNPLTNIWSQVRPMQQARAQLKLVALDGLLYAIGGECLYSMERYDPRTDAWTLRAPLPAGTFPVAHEAVACRGDIYVTGGHLFYRLLRYSPVKDSWDECPYSASHRRSSDMVALGGFLYRFDLLRGVGAAVMRYNTVTGSWSRAASLPLPEAIPLRCTVLGNTIYCLNHQVTATFAVSEGTAQFQAKELQPFPLGNKGILCPFILTLPTAARLQTSL, translated from the coding sequence GAAATCCCCAACCTCCAGAACAGGCACCCATCTTCTTTGGGGATTGTCACACAGGTGGGAGGACTGGCCAAGACTCCATGTCAGGCGCAGCCAGTGGGCTTTGAAACCCATGGGAAGCCCACCCCTGGCCCACCTCTAGGCCCCAAAGAAAACAGAACCAAGGAGAAAAGTCTGGACTCACTGCCCTCAGCTGAAGTTCCTGGGGGACACACAGAGCCCTCTGTGCAGATGCCGTCTGGCTCTGCACCACCCTCTGCTATGAGGTGGGATGCTCAGCATATCCCCAGACCACGGAAACACAGCATGTGTGAAATAGCCCTGAGCTCTGAGCATCTGGTCAGCCAGGTGGCCCCAGGGCAGCACCAGGGTCAAGTGCTCAGGGAGGAGGCCAGCTCTGCAGGCCGCAGGGGAGTcctcacagagaagcagaaagaggcCCAAAAACTCATGGTTTTTCTGCAGAGGCCTGGGAGTTGGGGGATGGTCAAGGGATCCCAGAAGCCCCACTTGTGGGCCTTGGAGGCTGCCACAGCTGTTCAACGTCCCCAGCGGCTAGACCTGGGCAGCTGCCTGGAGGTGCTGGCCTTTGCCCAGCAGCATGGGGAGCGTGGCCTAGCCCAGGAGACCTATGCCTTGATGAGCAGCAACCTGCTGCACGTGCTGGGCGACCCGCACCTCTACCGGCAGCTGAGTGGGGCTGATCGGGAGCGCATCCTTAGCCTGCGGACGGGCCAGGGTCAGGCCATGCTGGGGGTCCTTGTACTGCCCAGACTCTACCAGGTGTGCCGTTCTGGGTTCAAGAAGAGCTCTCGTGGTGAGGAATCTCCTGAAGCTCAGACTGCACCCCTGCCTCATCGAACGTTCCTCCATGTGTTCAACCCTCAAGAGAACGTTTGGCGGCCCCTGACCCAGGTGCCGGAGGAAGCCCCCCTCCGGGGCTGTGGTCTCTGCACCATGCACAACtacctgttccttgcaggcggcATCCGTGGCTCTGGTGCCAAGGCTGTCTGCTCCAAAGAGGTCTTTTGCTACAACCCTCTGACCAACATCTGGAGCCAGGTTCGGCCCATGCAGCAAGCCAGAGCCCAGCTCAAGCTGGTGGCCCTGGACGGGCTGCTGTATGCTATTGGAGGCGAGTGCCTATACAGCATGGAGCGCTACGACCCACGCACAGATGCCTGGACCTTACGTGCTCCCCTCCCTGCAGGCACCTTCCCTGTGGCCCATGAGGCTGTGGCCTGCCGTGGGGACATCTATGTCACAGGAGGTCACCTCTTCTACCGCCTGCTTAGATACAGTCCTGTGAAGGACTCATGGGATGAGTGCCCCTACAGTGCCAGCCACCGGCGCTCCAGTGACATGGTGGCACTAGGGGGCTTCCTGTACCGCTTCGACCTGCTGCGGGGTGTGGGCGCTGCAGTGATGCGCTACAACACGGTGACGGGTTCCTGGAGCCGTGCTGCCTCCCTGCCACTGCCTGAGGCCATCCCACTCCGTTGTACTGTGTTGGGCAACACCATTTACTGTCTCAACCACCAGGTCACAGCCACCTTTGCAGTCTCTGAGGGGACTGCGCAGTTTCAGGCCAAGGAGCTGCAGCCCTTTCCCCTGGGGAATAAGGGGATCCTCTGTCCATTCATCCTGACTCTGCCCACTGCGGCCCGGCTGCAGACCTCACTCTGA